The sequence below is a genomic window from Methanobrevibacter sp. V74.
AATGGAATAAACACTTTTAAAAAAGAAAAATGTAAAATAACATTTTAAGCTATTTCACGATTATTTTGGAACTTGTTGTTTTTGCAGTGTAGTAGGAATCCCCTGCAAACTTGGTTGTAGCGGTGAAAGTTCCCTTTTTAGTTAATTTCAAGGTAAATGTCGCAACACCTTTAGAATTGGTTGTTGCCTTGTATGTTCTACCGTTAACTTTAAGGGTCACTTTCTAAATTCCTTAAAAAACAAACTTTAATAATATAGTAAAATAATATATATTAAAGATAGAGATTTATTTTATTTGAAATGGTGATTTAATGGTAAAAATAGCTAAATTAGCTTTGGAAGATGGTACTGTTTTAAAAGGTGAATCATTCGGTTATAAAACCACCAAATTGGGTGAACTTGTTTTTTCCACAGGCATGGGGGGTTATACTGAATCTTTAACCGATCCGTCTTTTAGAGGGGAAATATTAATGTCTACTTATCCTTTAGAGGGAAATCATGGGGTAAGTGAGAAGTGGTATCAATCTGACAATATTCAGGTTGAAGGATTTGTTTGTCGTGAAGTTTGCCGTGAACTTTCTAATTTTGGACCTCAAAAAACCTTGGATGAATTTTTACATGAATTTGAAACTCCCGGAATTAGTGGAATTGATACTCGGGATTTAACATTAAAAATCAGAGAAAGAGGTTCGCTTAAAGCAGCTATTACTACTGAAGATGTTTCTGATGATAAGCTTTTAGAAATGGCACGCTCACAACCAAGTATTGAAGATAAAGATGTTGTACCATTAGTTTCCACAACAGAAATTAAAGTATTCGGTGAGGATGCAGATAAAAAGGTTGCTTTAATTGATTGCGGAGTTAAAAAGAATATTATTAACTCATTTTTAGAAAGAGACATAGGTGTTATCTTATTCCCATATGATACTGATTATAAAACAGTTCTTGATTACTCTCCTTCTGGCTTAATGATAACTTCTGGACCTGGAAACCCGGATAGGGTATATGAGACAATTGAAACTATGAAAAAATTATCTAACAGATTACCAATATTTGGAATTTGCATGGGTCAACAGTTAATCGCAAAATCATTCGGTGCAAGATCATATAAAATGAAATTTGGGCACCGTGGTGAAAATCAGCCTGTTAAAGATCTGACAACTGGAAAAGTATTTATCACATCACAAAATCACGGTTTTACTATTGATAAGGAGTCACTAAAAGAAACTGATTTGGAATTAACTCAGATTAACTTAAATGATGGAACGCCGGAAGGTATTTCACATAGAGAATTGCCACTTAAATGTATTCAGTACCATCCTGAAGCAGGTCCGGGTCCAAACGATACAAGACATATTTTTGACGAATTTAATCAAATGATGGATGATTATTAAATTTAAAGAGGAGTACATATGCCGGTAGATAAAGATATTAAAAAAGTATTAATTATTGGTTCTGGACCTATTCAAATCGGACAAGCGGCGGAATTTGATTATTCTGGTTCACAAGCATGTAAATCATTAAGGGAAGAGGGTATTGAAACAGTACTCGTTAACAGTAATCCCGCTACAATTCAAACTGACTTGGGAATGGCTGATACTGTTTATACTGAACCATTAACTCCAGAAATTGTTTCAAAAATCATCAAAGAAGAAGAAATCGATGCTATTTTACCAACCATGGGTGGACAAACTGGATTAAATATTGCAACTGGACTTGGAGATTTAGGATTACTTGAAGGAATCAAAGTTTTAGGTTCTGATGTTCAGACAATTAAAGATGTGGAGGATCGTGATTTATTCGCAAACCTTATGGATGAAATCGGTGAGGAAATTCCAAAATGCCATGCTGTTGAAAGTGTAGATGAATCATTAAAAGCAGTTGAAGACATTGGATATCCGGTAATTGTCAGACCGGCTTTCACATTAGGCGGAACTGGTGGGGGAATTGCTTATAATGAAGAAGAATTAATTGAAATTGCAACTCACGGTTTGGATATGAGTTTCATTAATCAGGTTCTCATTGACGAATCCGTTCTTGGATGGAAAGAAATTGAATTTGAAGTAATGAGAGATAAAGAAGATACATGCATTATTGTATGTACAATGGAAAACATAGATCCAATGGGCATCCACACAGGAGATAGTGTAGTTGTCGCTCCAATCCAAAACTTATGTGATGAAACTATTCAAAAAATGCGTGATGCATCAATTAAAATTATCAGAGCATTAGGAATCCGTGGAGGATGTAATATTCAATTTGCATTGAACCCGAAAACTGACGAATATAAAGTCATTGAAGTAAATCCAAGGGTATCTAGAAGCAGCGCACTTGCTTCAAAAGCAACAGGTTATCCAATCGCCAAAATTTCATCAAAAATCGCATTGGGATTAACTTTAGATGAGATTAAAAACGACATTACCAAAGAAACTCCTGCTTCTTTCGAACCAGCTATTGATTATGTAGTCATTAAAATCCCAAAATGGCCGTTTGATAAATTCAAAGGGGTTAGTCGTGAAGTTGGAGTTCAAATGAAAGCAACTGGGGAGGTCATGGCTATTGGAAGAACCTTCGAGGAAGCTTTCCAAAAGGCATTAAGATCACTTGACATGGGATTTGATGGATTTGAATATGTTGAATACACCGAAGAAGACCTTTCACATCCAACTGATTTAATTTATTTCCAAATCTATTCAGCTATTAAAGATGGAATGGATATTGATAAGATCCGTGAATTGACTCATATTGATAATTTCTTCCTATACAAAATCAGAAACATCGTAAACTTTGAAAATGATGTTACAGCTGAAAAATTAGATGATGAAGATTACTTGAGAAAAGCAAAACAAATTGGTTGTTCAAACAAACGTTTAGCAGAATTATCTAATCAAACCGAAGAATATATTAGAAACTTACTTTCCAGATATAACATTAAAAAATCATATAAAATGGTAGATACCTGTGCAGCTGAATTTGAAGCTAAAACTCCATATTACTACAGCACTTACGATAAAGGCAATGAATTGGTCTCAACCAATAAGAAAAAAGTAATAATCTTAGGTGCGGGACCTATTAGGATAGGTCAAGGTATTGAATTCGACTACTGTTGTGTACATTCATCCTTAGCACTTAAAGAGGAAGGAATTGAAACAATTCTAATTAACAACAACCCAGAAACTGTAAGTACCGATTATGATATTTCAGATAAATTATTCTTCGAGCCATTGACGTTTGAAGATGTTATGGGAGTAATTGAACAAGAAAAACCAGACGGGATCATTGTACAATTTGGCGGTCAAACATCTATTAACCTGGCAGTTCCGCTGGCTAGCGCTGGTGTAAAAATACTTGGAACTCCTTATGAAAGTATTGACCGGGTAGAAGACAGGGAATTATTTGCAGAACTTTTAGAAAGGTTACATATTCATCAAGCACCATATGGAACAGCTAATTCATTTGAGGAAGCTCGTGAAATTGCAGAAAAAATCACATTCCCCGTTTTAGTACGTCCATCATATGTTATTGGTGGAAGAGCTATGGAAATCGTTTATGATAACAATGAACTGGAAGAATATATGAGAGAAGCCGTAAAAGTTTCCCCAGAACATCCGATTTTAGTAGATAAATTCTTAGAAGATGCAATAGAACTTGATGTGGATATTTTATGCGATGGTGAAGACGTGTTTATTGCAGGAATCATGGAACACATTGAAGAAGCCGGTGTTCACTCTGGAGATTCAGCATGTGTAATCCCTCCTCAAACAATCCCCGAACATATTTTGGATACTATTCGTGAGCATTCAACAAAATTAGCTTTAGAATTGGATGTTAAAGGATTAATGAATATTCAATATGCAGTTAAACTTGATGAAGAGATGGTCTACATTATTGAAGCTAACCCTCGCGCAAGTAGAACTGTTCCATTTGTAAGTAAAGCTATTGGGGTGCCTCTTGCTAAAGTTGCAACTTGGATTATGCATGGCGCTAAATTAAAAGACTTTAATTTAACCAAAGAAATTAAAATTGACCATGTAGCTGTAAAGGAATCCGTATTCCCATTCTTAAAACTTCCAGAATCTGACACTGTACTTGGGCCTGAAATGAAATCTACAGGTGAAAGTATTGGTATCGATGAATCATTTGGAATGGCATTTTACAAATCACAACTTTCAGCAGGTATGGAATTGCCAAAGGAAGGCAAAATCTTTATGAGTGTTAAAGAAGCAGATAAGAAAAAAATCAGACCTATTGCTGAGAAGGCTTCTAATTTAGGGTTCGATATTGTAGCTACTGCAGGTACCGGAGATGCAACTGGTTTGGATAATGTTGAAAAAATCTTAAAAGTTTCTCAAGGATCTCCAAATATCAGAGATGCAATTTTAAATAAAGAAATTGATTTAATTATTAACACTTCAGAAGGCAAACAGTCTGCCAAAGATGGTTATATCATTAGACGTTTGGCTATTGAACTGGGTATACCTTATGTTACTACATTAGCTGGAGCAAGAGCGGCTTTAAATGCTATCCAGGCTATTCAGAATAATAAAATCAATGTAAAATCTTTAAACGAGTATACTGGTGGAGAATAATTTTTCTCTATCTCTTTTTTTTAATTTTTATACAAATATTCTTCAATATTGATACCGCATGAAGGACATTCTTTGTCATTTGATTTTAACTTATTTTTACACTTGGGACAATAATTTAGTTGAACTTTGTACTCTTTTGTTGAATCAATGATGATATTAACATCAATTTTCTGTGTAATGGTTGTTTTTAAGACACTTTTACACCAGTCATTGTTTATTAAGAGTTTTTTATAATAAAATGCTTCGGTCATTGTGTCATAATTTCCGATTATTTCGTCACCTTTTTTGATATAAAATTTACGAATTTTATGATTGAAAAGTATTTCTCCTTCCCTTTCGGTTTTGTTGACTTTAGTTCCTTTTATTCTTCCTTTAGGTCTTTTTTCAGGAAATGGAGGTAAGTCCATATTCTCATACTTGTTTTCAAGGTCACATTCAACAAGTAAATCATAATCGAAATTACAGAAGAATAATGCATCCCTTTCATATAATGCATCAGATAATTTTCTAAACTCTCCATAGTCTTTATTGTTATATTTAACTCTATATACATCACCAGTTTTCACAATGTTTCTGTAGAAGTATCTTATTTCTTGAGAGTTAATAAAAATCACCTAAAAAAATTAGATTTTAATCGCTGTAAATCTATAGATACTTATTATGTATTTTTTATTATATTATTCTTTTCAATAGGATATCTGGCAAATTATTTCTTTAAATATTTTAGACAAATAATTGATGGGAATCTTAACATTTTTTAATTTAATCTGCCTAAACTTTTTCTAGTAACCTCTATATTGAGGTTATCTAATGCTATGGACGGGTATTAGTTTAAAATCTCAATTTTTGCTGTTTTCATTCAAATGAAAAAATACTTTAATCAAAAAAACTAGACTTTACTTTAATGTATACTATATCAAATGGAATTATATTAAAAGGCCAAGATTTACTTCCTGCTCGTGAAAATATCGTTGTTGATGAAGGTAAAATCATTGAAATTGGAAAAGAAGCATGGGAAGGTAAAATAATTGATGTAGGTGGGGCTGTAGTATGTCCTTCCTTTATTAATAGTCACATTCATATTGGGGATTCCATAATTAAAGATGAAGGTTATTTTCTTAGCTTATCTGAAATGGTTAAACCGCCTGATGGCGTTAAACATAAGGCACTTTCAAATGCTTCAGATGATGATCTGATTGAATCTATGAGACAATCTATGGTGGATATGATAAATTCCGGAACTACTCATTTTATAGATTATAGGGAAGGCGGAATTAAGGGGGTCAAACTTTTAATGAAAGCTTCAAAGGATTTGCCTATCAAACCAATAATTTTGGGTCGGGATGATAGTTTTTATGGTGAAAATCCTGATTTAAATAAGGTTAAAAGTGCTATTCGCAAACTCTTAAAAATAGCTGATGGAATAGCTCCAAGCGGGTTTGGCGAAATTACTCCTGAAGTTGCAAAGTTAATTGTTGAAGAATGCAAAAAACAAGGAAAAATATCATCAATCCATGTTGCTGAATCCGAATCAAATCAAATAGAATCATTAAATGATTTTGGCATTAGTGAAATTGGTATGGGAGTGGAATCTGGATTTGACCAGTTAGTTCATCTTACAAACCCTAAAGGTAAAGATTTGTCCTCAGTTGCATCATCAAATCAAAATGTTGTAGTTTGTCCAAGAGCAAATGCAGCTTTAAATGTTGGAGTTGCACCTTTAAATAAAATGCTTGAATTAGGCATTAAACCATTACTGGGAAGTGATAATGTAATGCTTAACTCACCAAATATGTTGAGAGAACTTGAATTTTCACTAAAAATCATGGCAGTTTGTTATAAAAGATATATCAATCCTGTTGATTTAGTTAAAATGGCAACAACCAATATCTGCGAATCCAATATTAATTGCATTGTAAAAAAAGCAGTCATTTTAGAGAATAATTTTGCCGAATTTATAATTGTTAAATCTTTTTCTAAAAATCCCTACCTTAATATATGCAATCGTTTAGAAACGAAAGATATATTATCTATCATTAACAAAAGAATAAACATATAATATCATGGATATAAATCTATATATTATGGGAGATGTTAATGATGTATAAAAAAATATTGGTCCCTACAGATGGGTCAGAATTTGCAAAAAAAGCTCAAAAACATGCTTTGTTCTTATCAAAAGTAAGTGGGGCTGAAATAATTGCTGTGAGTGTCACAGAAAATAATTTTGTTAACGGACTTCCATTAGATGATGAAGTATACCAGTTAAATCAAATTTTAAAAGAAAGATCTGAAGAAAATCTTAAGGAATTTGATGAATTAAATAATGATGACCTAAAGATCACTCATGTTATTAGAGAAGGTTCCCCAGCTAAAGTTATTCTAGAAGTTGCTGAAGAAGAAAATATTGATTTAATTGTTATGGGTAGTTCGGGTAAATCTGGTTTCGATAGATTTATTATGGGTAGTGTTGCAGACAAAGTTGTAAACTCTGCAAAATGCGCAGTACTTGTAGTTCATTAATCTAACCATTTTATTATTGTATTTAATTAAGGTGTGTTTTATGTTAGTTAAAAGAACCATGTCTAAAAATGTAGTTAGTGTTTCCGTTCCTGGAAACCGAGAAAAAGTTTTAGACTTAATGAGAAAAGAAAAAAAAGCAGTACTTCCTGTTGTAAAAGAAGACACTAATATTTTAGTAGG
It includes:
- a CDS encoding zinc ribbon domain-containing protein; the protein is MIFINSQEIRYFYRNIVKTGDVYRVKYNNKDYGEFRKLSDALYERDALFFCNFDYDLLVECDLENKYENMDLPPFPEKRPKGRIKGTKVNKTEREGEILFNHKIRKFYIKKGDEIIGNYDTMTEAFYYKKLLINNDWCKSVLKTTITQKIDVNIIIDSTKEYKVQLNYCPKCKNKLKSNDKECPSCGINIEEYLYKN
- the carA gene encoding glutamine-hydrolyzing carbamoyl-phosphate synthase small subunit translates to MVKIAKLALEDGTVLKGESFGYKTTKLGELVFSTGMGGYTESLTDPSFRGEILMSTYPLEGNHGVSEKWYQSDNIQVEGFVCREVCRELSNFGPQKTLDEFLHEFETPGISGIDTRDLTLKIRERGSLKAAITTEDVSDDKLLEMARSQPSIEDKDVVPLVSTTEIKVFGEDADKKVALIDCGVKKNIINSFLERDIGVILFPYDTDYKTVLDYSPSGLMITSGPGNPDRVYETIETMKKLSNRLPIFGICMGQQLIAKSFGARSYKMKFGHRGENQPVKDLTTGKVFITSQNHGFTIDKESLKETDLELTQINLNDGTPEGISHRELPLKCIQYHPEAGPGPNDTRHIFDEFNQMMDDY
- a CDS encoding universal stress protein — translated: MYKKILVPTDGSEFAKKAQKHALFLSKVSGAEIIAVSVTENNFVNGLPLDDEVYQLNQILKERSEENLKEFDELNNDDLKITHVIREGSPAKVILEVAEEENIDLIVMGSSGKSGFDRFIMGSVADKVVNSAKCAVLVVH
- the carB gene encoding carbamoyl-phosphate synthase large subunit, producing the protein MPVDKDIKKVLIIGSGPIQIGQAAEFDYSGSQACKSLREEGIETVLVNSNPATIQTDLGMADTVYTEPLTPEIVSKIIKEEEIDAILPTMGGQTGLNIATGLGDLGLLEGIKVLGSDVQTIKDVEDRDLFANLMDEIGEEIPKCHAVESVDESLKAVEDIGYPVIVRPAFTLGGTGGGIAYNEEELIEIATHGLDMSFINQVLIDESVLGWKEIEFEVMRDKEDTCIIVCTMENIDPMGIHTGDSVVVAPIQNLCDETIQKMRDASIKIIRALGIRGGCNIQFALNPKTDEYKVIEVNPRVSRSSALASKATGYPIAKISSKIALGLTLDEIKNDITKETPASFEPAIDYVVIKIPKWPFDKFKGVSREVGVQMKATGEVMAIGRTFEEAFQKALRSLDMGFDGFEYVEYTEEDLSHPTDLIYFQIYSAIKDGMDIDKIRELTHIDNFFLYKIRNIVNFENDVTAEKLDDEDYLRKAKQIGCSNKRLAELSNQTEEYIRNLLSRYNIKKSYKMVDTCAAEFEAKTPYYYSTYDKGNELVSTNKKKVIILGAGPIRIGQGIEFDYCCVHSSLALKEEGIETILINNNPETVSTDYDISDKLFFEPLTFEDVMGVIEQEKPDGIIVQFGGQTSINLAVPLASAGVKILGTPYESIDRVEDRELFAELLERLHIHQAPYGTANSFEEAREIAEKITFPVLVRPSYVIGGRAMEIVYDNNELEEYMREAVKVSPEHPILVDKFLEDAIELDVDILCDGEDVFIAGIMEHIEEAGVHSGDSACVIPPQTIPEHILDTIREHSTKLALELDVKGLMNIQYAVKLDEEMVYIIEANPRASRTVPFVSKAIGVPLAKVATWIMHGAKLKDFNLTKEIKIDHVAVKESVFPFLKLPESDTVLGPEMKSTGESIGIDESFGMAFYKSQLSAGMELPKEGKIFMSVKEADKKKIRPIAEKASNLGFDIVATAGTGDATGLDNVEKILKVSQGSPNIRDAILNKEIDLIINTSEGKQSAKDGYIIRRLAIELGIPYVTTLAGARAALNAIQAIQNNKINVKSLNEYTGGE
- a CDS encoding amidohydrolase family protein; the encoded protein is MYTISNGIILKGQDLLPARENIVVDEGKIIEIGKEAWEGKIIDVGGAVVCPSFINSHIHIGDSIIKDEGYFLSLSEMVKPPDGVKHKALSNASDDDLIESMRQSMVDMINSGTTHFIDYREGGIKGVKLLMKASKDLPIKPIILGRDDSFYGENPDLNKVKSAIRKLLKIADGIAPSGFGEITPEVAKLIVEECKKQGKISSIHVAESESNQIESLNDFGISEIGMGVESGFDQLVHLTNPKGKDLSSVASSNQNVVVCPRANAALNVGVAPLNKMLELGIKPLLGSDNVMLNSPNMLRELEFSLKIMAVCYKRYINPVDLVKMATTNICESNINCIVKKAVILENNFAEFIIVKSFSKNPYLNICNRLETKDILSIINKRINI